From Eptesicus fuscus isolate TK198812 chromosome 13, DD_ASM_mEF_20220401, whole genome shotgun sequence, the proteins below share one genomic window:
- the LOC103303450 gene encoding olfactory receptor 51Q1-like codes for MSEVTNTTKGPFYFILTGIPGFEASHIWISIPFCCLYTISIMGNTIILYVIRTEPSLHQPMYLFLSMLALTDLGLTLTTLPTVMQLLWFNIRKISFESCFAQFFFLHGFSFMESSVLLAMSFDRYVAICRPLHYATILTSEVIGKIGLAIICRCVLAVLPSLFLLKRLPFCHSHLLSHSYCLHQDMIHLVCGDIRFNSWYGFALVLLIIVMDPLLIVLSYAMILKSVLGVATWTERLRALNNCLSHILAVLVLYVPMVGLSMTHRFAKHASPLVHVIMANMYLLAPPVMNPIIYSVKTKQIRQGMFRLLFQRKVH; via the coding sequence ATGTCTGAGGTGACTAACACCACCAAAGGCCCCTTTTACTTCATACTCACGGGCATCCCTGGATTTGAAGCTTCCCACATTTGGATCTCCATCCCCTTCTGCTGTCTTTACACCATCTCCATCATGGGCAATACCATCATTCTCTATGTCATCCGCACAGAGCCATCCCTCCACCAGCCCATGTACCTATTTCTCTCCATGTTGGCCCTGACTGACCTGGGTCTCACCCTCACCACTCTTCCCACTGTTATGCAACTCCTCTGGTTCAATATTCGTAAGATCAGCTTTGAATCTTGTTTTGCCCAGTTTTTCTTCCTCCATGGATTCTCCTTTATGGAATCTTCTGTGTTGTTGGCTATGTCCTTTGaccgctatgtggccatctgccGCCCCCTCCATTATGCCACCATCCTCACCAGTGAAGTCATCGGCAAGATTGGGTTAGCCATCATTTGCCGCTGTGTTCTGGctgttcttccctcccttttcctgctCAAGCGCCTGCCCTTCTGCCACTCGCACCTTCTCTCTCACTCCTACTGCCTCCACCAGGACATGATTCACCTGGTCTGTGGTGACATCCGGTTCAACAGCTGGTATGGATTTGCTCTGGTTTTGCTCATTATTGTGATGGACCCTCTGCTCATTGTGCTCTCCTATGCAATGATTCTGAAAAGTGTTCTGGGAGTAGCCACATGGACAGAGCGGCTCCGGGCCCTCAATAACTGTCTGTCCCACATTTTGGCTGTTCTGGTTCTGTATGTTCCCATGGTTGGCTTATCTATGACCCACCGTTTTGCCAAGCATGCCTCTCCACTGGTCCATGTTATCATGGCCAATATGTACCTGTTGGCACCTCCTGTGATGAACCCCATCATCTACAGTGTAAAGACTAAGCAGATCCGCCAAGGAATGTTCCGTTTACTCTTCCAGAGGAAAGTGCACTAA
- the LOC103303480 gene encoding olfactory receptor 51Q1-like, with the protein MKPRSSVMFEVTNTTKEPFYFILTGIPGFEAFHIWISIPFCCLYTISIMGNTTILTVIRTEPSLRQPMYLFLAMLALTDLGLTLTTLPTVMQLLWFNICEISFEACFAQVFFIHTFSFMESSVLLAMSFDRYVAICRPLHYATILTNEVIGKIGLAIICRCVLAVLPSLFLLKRLPFCHSHLLSHSYCLHQDMIRLVCGDIRFNSWYGFALVLLIIVMDPLLIVLSYAMILKSVLGVASLVERLRALNNCLSHILAVLVLYVPMVGVSMTHRFAKHASPLVHVIMANMYLLAPPVMNPIIYSVKTKQIRQGIMRLLSQRNTH; encoded by the coding sequence ATGAAGCCACGTTCCTCAGTCATGTTTGAAGTGACTAACACCACCAAAGAACCTTTCTACTTCATCCTCACGGGCATTCCTGGATTTGAAGCTTTCCATATCTGGATCTCCATCCCGTTCTGCTGTCTCTACACCATCTCCATTATGGGCAACACTACTATTCTCACTGTCATCCGCACAGAGCCATCCCTCCGCCAGCCCATGTACCTATTTCTCGCCATGCTGGCCCTGACTGACCTGGGTCTCACCCTCACCACCCTGCCCACTGTTATGCAGCTCCTCTGGTTCAACATTTGTGAGATCAGCTTTGAAGCTTGCTTTGCACAGGTATTTTTCATTCATACGTTCTCCTTTATGGAATCTTCTGTGTTGTTGGCCATGTCCTTTGaccgctatgtggccatctgccGCCCCCTCCATTATGCCACCATCCTCACCAATGAAGTCATCGGCAAGATTGGGTTAGCCATCATTTGCCGCTGTGTTCTGGctgttcttccctcccttttcctgctCAAGCGCCTGCCCTTCTGCCACTCGCACCTTCTCTCTCACTCCTACTGCCTCCACCAGGACATGATTCGCCTGGTCTGTGGTGACATCCGGTTCAACAGCTGGTATGGATTTGCTCTGGTTTTGCTCATTATTGTGATGGACCCTCTGCTCATTGTGCTCTCCTATGCAATGATTCTGAAAAGTGTCCTTGGAGTAGCCTCCCTGGTTGAGAGACTTCGAGCTCTAAACAATTGTCTGTCCCACATTTTGGCTGTTCTGGTTCTCTATGTTCCCATGGTTGGTGTATCTATGACCCACCGCTTTGCCAAGCATGCCTCTCCACTGGTCCATGTTATCATGGCCAACATGTACCTGTTGGCACCTCCTGTGATGAACCCCATCATCTACAGTGTAAAGACTAAGCAGATCCGCCAGGGAATTATGCGTCTTCTTTCCCAAAGAAACACGCATTAA
- the LOC103303449 gene encoding olfactory receptor 51I2-like has translation MEAKNNESLDFLSVFLTGIPGLEPHHGWLSIPFFTMYIVAIVGNSLIMAAVKADPALHEPMYLFLSMLAVTEVGVSVSTLPTVMGILWFDARQVDFDGCLSQMFFIHTFSCMESGVLLAMSYDRFVAIYNPLRYTAILTLPRIICMGLGITLKSVTLMAPLPILLKQLPYCHTNILSHSYCLHSDLIQLPCADTKLNSILGLAIVLATFGLDSLLIVVSYILILYTVLGIASGEGRWKALNTCVSHICAVLVYYVPMIGVSVMHRATKHASPLVHTLMSSIYLFVPPVLNPIIYSVKTKSIRQGIATLFSYKRELL, from the coding sequence ATGGAAGCCAAGAACAATGAAAGTCTTGATTTCCTGTCTGTCTTTCTGACTGGAATCCCAGGATTGGAGCCCCACCATGGCTGGCTTTCCATCCCCTTCTTCACCATGTACATTGTGGCTATTGTGGGCAACAGCCTAATCATGGCAGCAGTGAAGGCAGACCCTGCCCTACATGAGCCCATGTACCTGTTTCTCTCCATGTTGGCTGTGACTGAGGTGGGTGTTTCTGTGTCTACACTGCCCACTGTCATGGGCATTCTTTGGTTTGATGCCCGTCAGGTTGACTTTGATGGCTGCCTGTCTCAGATGTTCTTCATTCATACTTTCTCCTGCATGGAATCAGGAGTCCTCTTGGCCATGAGTTATGACCGCTTTGTAGCCATCTACAACCCACTGCGTTATACAGCCATACTGACCCTGCCCCGCATTATCTGCATGGGTCTGGGCATTACACTGAAGAGTGTGACACTCATGGCCCCCCTTCCAATCCTTTTGAAGCAACTGCCCTATTGCCACACTAACATCCTCTCCCACTCCTACTGCCTCCACTCAGACCTGATCCAGCTGCCATGTGCTGATACGAAGCTCAATAGCATCCTGGGCTTGGCCATTGTCCTGGCCACTTTTGGGCTGGACTCACTGCTCATTGTGGTCTCTTACATACTGATTCTTTATACAGTGCTGGGCATTGCTTCTGGGGAGGGACGGTGGAAGGCTCTCAACACATGTGTGTCACACATCTGTGCGGTACTTGTGTACTACGTGCCTATGATTGGTGTGTCTGTGATGCATCGCGCTACTAAACATGCCTCACCCCTGGTCCACACACTCATGTCTAGCATCTACCTCTTTGTGCCTCCTGTGCTCAACCCCATCATCTATAGTGTCAAGACCAAGTCAATCCGACAGGGTATTGCCACCCTGTTTTCCTACAAGAGAGAATTGCTCTGA
- the LOC103303478 gene encoding olfactory receptor 51I1, protein MLGLNGTPFQPDTLQLTGIPGMQTGQAWVALVFCILYLISIAGNLSILALVVREPALHQPMYYFLSMLSLNDLGVSFSTLPTVLATFCFNYRHVGFDACLVQMFFIHTFSFMESGILLAMSFDRFVAICDPLHYATVLTNSCILAMGLGILAKSFITLLPFPFLVKRLPFCKGNVLHHSYCLHPDLMKVACGDVRVNNIYGLFVVIFTYGIDSTFILLSYALILRAVLAIASQEQRLKALNTCISHICAVLAFYVPIIAVSMIHRFWKSAPPVAHVMMSNVYLFVPPMLNPIIYSVKTKEIRRGIFKACYKS, encoded by the coding sequence ATGTTGGGCCTCAATGGCACCCCCTTCCAGCCAGATACACTCCAGCTGACAGGTATTCCTGGGATGCAGACAGGCCAAGCATGGGTTGCCCTGGTTTTCTGCATCCTGTACCTGATCTCCATTGCAGGCAACCTCAGCATCCTTGCTCTAGTGGTTCGGGAGCCTGCTCTACACCAGCCCATGTACTACTTCCTCTCTATGCTCTCTCTCAATGATCTGGGGGTGTCCTTCTCAACACTCCCAACTGTGCTTGCTACCTTCTGCTTCAACTACCGCCATGTTGGTTTTGATGCCTGCTTGGTTCAGATGTTCTTCATCCACACTTTCTCTTTCATGGAATCAGGCATACTGCTGGCAATGAGCTTTGATCGTTTTGTGGCTATTTGTGACCCACTACATtatgccactgtgctcaccaacAGCTGCATCTTGGCTATGGGCCTGGGCATCCTTGCCAAGAGCTTCATTACTCTCTTGCCTTTCCCCTTCCTGGTGAAACGACTTCCCTTCTGCAAGGGCAATGTTTTGCATCACTCGTACTGCCTCCATCCAGATCTCATGAAAGTGGCATGTGGAGATGTCCGTGTTAACAACATCTATGGGCTCTTTGTGGTCATTTTCACCTATGGCATAGACTCAACTTTCATCCTGCTGTCCTATGCATTGATTCTGAGAGCTGTGCTGGCCATTGCATCCCAGGAGCAGCGGCTCAAGGCACTCAACACCTGCATATCACACATCTGTGCAGTGCTGGCTTTCTATGTGCCCATAATTGCTGTCTCCATGATCCACCGCTTCTGGAAAAGTGCCCCACCTGTTGCTCATGTCATGATGTCCAACGTCTATCTATTTGTACCCCCCATGCTCAACCCCATCATCTACAGTGTGAAGACAAAGGAGATACGCAGAGGGATCTTCAAAGCCTGTTATAAATCCTAG